In the genome of Oncorhynchus clarkii lewisi isolate Uvic-CL-2024 chromosome 4, UVic_Ocla_1.0, whole genome shotgun sequence, one region contains:
- the LOC139406928 gene encoding chemotaxis regulatory protein ChePep-like isoform X2 — translation MSSLNYSPPVKEEEVCWTEKEALGLNIVVKEEKEEEDVTVKQEVEGEAVTVKEEEEDSFRVKEEEDVTVKEEEDAVFGVKKEGEITVTLKDEEVETRDLSNTRERPDSHYDSRKSPSGEPDPETPKPAR, via the exons ATGAGCTCCCTAAACTACTCCCCtcctgttaaagaagaggaggtctgctggacggagaaagaagctctggggctgaacattgtcgtgaaagaagagaaggaagaggaggatgtcacagtaaaacaagaagtagagggtgaggctgttaccgtgaaagaagaagaggaagactcgttcagagtgaaagaggaggaggatgtcacagtaaaagaagaggaggatgcagtttttggagtgaagaaggaaggagagattactgtcacattgaAAGATGAAGAGGTGGAAACCAGAGATCTGAGTAACACCA gagagagaccagactctcacTATGACAGCAGGAAGagtccttcaggggaaccagacccagagacgcCCAAACCAGCGAGATaa